Proteins from a single region of Synchiropus splendidus isolate RoL2022-P1 chromosome 3, RoL_Sspl_1.0, whole genome shotgun sequence:
- the rpl21 gene encoding 60S ribosomal protein L21: protein MTNTRGKRRGTRYMFSRKFRKHGPIPLSTYMRIYKRGDIVDIKGTGTIQKGMPHKCYHGKTGRVYNVTQHAVGIVVNKQVRGKILAKRINVRIEHVKHSKSRDSFLQRVKENEARKAEAKQKGTWVELKRQPAPPRVAHFVSTKKNEPQLLEPIPYEFMA from the exons ATGACGAACACCAGAGGCAAGAGGAGGGGAACCAGGTATATGTTCAGCCGGAAATTCCGCAAACATG GCCCAATCCCTCTGTCCACGTACATGCGCATCTACAAAAGGGGAGATATTGTTGATATTAAG GGCACAGGTACCATTCAGAAAGGTATGCCTCACAAATGCTACCATGGCAAGACAGGTCGTGTCTACAATGTCACCCAGCACGCTGTTGGCATTGTTGTGAACAAGCAGGTCAG GGGGAAGATTCTTGCCAAGAGGATCAACGTGCGCATTGAGCATGTGAAGCACTCAAAGAGCAGGGACAGCTTCCTGCAGCGCGTCAAAGAGAACGAGGCCAGGAAAGCCGAGGCCAAGCAGAAGGGCACCTGGGTGGAACTCAAGCGTCAG CCTGCTCCTCCCCGTGTAGCTCACTTTGTCAGCACCAAGAAGAACGAGCCTCAGCTGCTGGAGCCCATCCCCTACGAGTTCATGGCATAA
- the usp12a gene encoding ubiquitin carboxyl-terminal hydrolase 12A isoform X2 has product MTLAEATFTQRDGANASALEKEIGSEQFPVNEHYFGLVNFGNTCYCNSVLQALYFCRPFREKILAYRSQPRRKENLLTCLADLFHSIANQKRKVGVIPPKKFITRLRKENELFDNYMQQDAHEFLNYLLNTIADLLQEEKKQEKTNGRLANGTLDSQNNNSNATPAPTWVHEIFQGTLTNETRCLTCETISSKDEDFLDLSVDVEQNTSITHCLRGFSNTETLCSEYKYYCEECRSKQEAHKRMRVKKLPMILALHLKRFKYMEQLQRYTKLSYRVVFPLELRLFNTSGDATNPERLYDLVAVVVHCGSGPNRGHYIAIVKSHDFWLLFDDDIVEKIDAQAIEEFYGLTSEISKNSESGYILFYQSRD; this is encoded by the exons ATGACGCTCGCCGAGGCAACGTTCACACAGCGTGAC GGCGCCAATGCCTCTGCCCTGGAGAAAGAGATTGGATCTGAGCAGTTTCCGGTCAATGAGCATTACTTTGGACTTGTCAAT TTTGGGAACACCTGTTACTGCAACTCAGTGCTGCAGGCTCTCTACTTCTGCCGGCCGTTCCGGGAGAAAATCCTGGCGTACCGCAGTCAGCCACGACGGAAGGAGAACCTGCTCACCTGCCTGGCCGACCTGTTCCACAGCATTGCCAACCAGAAGAGGAAAGTGGGCGTCATACCACCAAAGAAGTTCATCACACGGCTACGAAAAGAGAATG AGCTGTTTGATAACTACATGCAGCAGGACGCTCATGAGTTCCTGAACTACCTTCTCAATACCATTGCGgacctgctgcaggaggagaagaagcaggagaagaCAAATGGCCGCCTTGCCAACGGCACTTTAGACTCTCAGAACAATAACAGCAATGCCACGCCAGCTCCCACATGGGTCCATGAAATCTTCCAAGGCACTCTGACCAATGAGACTCGATGCCTCACCTGTGAAACG ATAAGCAGCAAAGATGAGGACTTCCTCGACCTCTCTGTGGATGTAGAACAGAATACCTCCATCACACACTGCCTCAG AGGTTTCAGTAACACAGAGACACTGTGCAGTGAGTACAAATACTACTGTGAAGAATGTAGAAGCAAGCAAGAGGCACACAAGAG GATGCGTGTGAAGAAGCTGCCGATGATCTTGGCTCTGCACCTGAAGCGCTTTAAATacatggagcagctgcagcgctACACCAAGCTCTCCTACCGCGTGGTCTTCCCCCTGGAGCTCCGCCTCTTCAACACGTCGGGAGACGCCACTAATCCCGAGAGGCTGTACGACTTGGTGGCGGTGGTGGTGCATTGTGGGAG CGGTCCAAACCGGGGTCACTACATCGCCATTGTGAAAAGTCATGACTTCTGGTTGCTGTTCGACGACGATATTGTGGAG AAAATAGATGCTCAGGCCATAGAGGAATTCTACGGACTCACTTCTGAAATCTCCAAGAACTCGGAGTCGGGTTACATCCTCTTCTACCAGTCCAGAGACTAA
- the usp12a gene encoding ubiquitin carboxyl-terminal hydrolase 12A isoform X1, which produces MEILMTVSKFASFCTMGANASALEKEIGSEQFPVNEHYFGLVNFGNTCYCNSVLQALYFCRPFREKILAYRSQPRRKENLLTCLADLFHSIANQKRKVGVIPPKKFITRLRKENELFDNYMQQDAHEFLNYLLNTIADLLQEEKKQEKTNGRLANGTLDSQNNNSNATPAPTWVHEIFQGTLTNETRCLTCETISSKDEDFLDLSVDVEQNTSITHCLRGFSNTETLCSEYKYYCEECRSKQEAHKRMRVKKLPMILALHLKRFKYMEQLQRYTKLSYRVVFPLELRLFNTSGDATNPERLYDLVAVVVHCGSGPNRGHYIAIVKSHDFWLLFDDDIVEKIDAQAIEEFYGLTSEISKNSESGYILFYQSRD; this is translated from the exons ATGGAAATCCTAATGACAGTCTCCAAATTTGCCTCTTTTTGTACCATG GGCGCCAATGCCTCTGCCCTGGAGAAAGAGATTGGATCTGAGCAGTTTCCGGTCAATGAGCATTACTTTGGACTTGTCAAT TTTGGGAACACCTGTTACTGCAACTCAGTGCTGCAGGCTCTCTACTTCTGCCGGCCGTTCCGGGAGAAAATCCTGGCGTACCGCAGTCAGCCACGACGGAAGGAGAACCTGCTCACCTGCCTGGCCGACCTGTTCCACAGCATTGCCAACCAGAAGAGGAAAGTGGGCGTCATACCACCAAAGAAGTTCATCACACGGCTACGAAAAGAGAATG AGCTGTTTGATAACTACATGCAGCAGGACGCTCATGAGTTCCTGAACTACCTTCTCAATACCATTGCGgacctgctgcaggaggagaagaagcaggagaagaCAAATGGCCGCCTTGCCAACGGCACTTTAGACTCTCAGAACAATAACAGCAATGCCACGCCAGCTCCCACATGGGTCCATGAAATCTTCCAAGGCACTCTGACCAATGAGACTCGATGCCTCACCTGTGAAACG ATAAGCAGCAAAGATGAGGACTTCCTCGACCTCTCTGTGGATGTAGAACAGAATACCTCCATCACACACTGCCTCAG AGGTTTCAGTAACACAGAGACACTGTGCAGTGAGTACAAATACTACTGTGAAGAATGTAGAAGCAAGCAAGAGGCACACAAGAG GATGCGTGTGAAGAAGCTGCCGATGATCTTGGCTCTGCACCTGAAGCGCTTTAAATacatggagcagctgcagcgctACACCAAGCTCTCCTACCGCGTGGTCTTCCCCCTGGAGCTCCGCCTCTTCAACACGTCGGGAGACGCCACTAATCCCGAGAGGCTGTACGACTTGGTGGCGGTGGTGGTGCATTGTGGGAG CGGTCCAAACCGGGGTCACTACATCGCCATTGTGAAAAGTCATGACTTCTGGTTGCTGTTCGACGACGATATTGTGGAG AAAATAGATGCTCAGGCCATAGAGGAATTCTACGGACTCACTTCTGAAATCTCCAAGAACTCGGAGTCGGGTTACATCCTCTTCTACCAGTCCAGAGACTAA